The Candidatus Polarisedimenticolia bacterium genome contains the following window.
GGTGGCCGTCGAGGACCTGGTACTTGCCGGGCTCGTCGGGATGGGGCCGGACGACCAGGAAGGGGTAGCGGCCCGTCCGCTTGATGTGGGCCCGGAGCTTGGACTGCAGGTCGGGCGGCATGACGTTGCTGTTGAGCGGGTGCGCGACGAGATCATCCAGTGGGACCATGCGCGGTCCTACTCGAACCGGCGCCTTCGTCCCGGTGTCACTCATGGCGGGTTCCTCCTTGACTCCCAGGAGGCTGTGGGGGGATCTTCACGCCATGCTGAAACACCCCGGGCCTGCTCCCTTCATCGTCTCGGTGCACGGAGGCTTCAACGAGGATGGCGTCTGGTTCATCGATGCGCGGCTCAGGTTCCCCGGCCGCCGCAAGGTCGTCGGTGCCCTTTTCGGTCGCGGACTCCATGCCCTCCTGGAGGCCATCTATCGAGAAGAAAGGCGTGGGCGGGAGCAGGGTGCCCTCTGGGTTCGCGTCCACCTCGAAGCCGGAAAGCTCGTGAAGGACTTCCCCGTGGAGGACGTCCTGCCTGATTTCGACTCCTTCTTCTAAGCCCCTCTGGCACAACGCAGCATCCCGGTCCCACCCCACCACCAAGCGCTCCCGATCCCGCTCGTTCTTGACTTCGCGTGCGTCGAGAGGGAGAGTGGATCGATGCCCTTCGACAAGAGGAAGTTCGATCCCTTCAGAGTCTCGGTGGAATCCGCGTTCACCCAAGAGGGTGTTTGGTTGATCGAGGCTAGTTTGCGGTTCCGCGATGGCCCGCCCGCTTTGGGAAGCGACCTTCTCGGTGCCGGCCGAGTCGCACTCCTCGAAGCCATCGCTCGGGAAGGCATGCGGGGTCGCTCGCTGGGGGCTACCAAGGTCCGAGTCACCCTGGAGGGACACGACGTCTTCGCTCCCTCCGTCGAGGATCCCGACGGCGGCCTGCCCGTCGCCTGAGTTCTCCCGCACGACAGCAGCATCCGCGTCCCATCCCACCACTAGGAACTCCCGGTTCTCCCGCTTCTTCTCCTCCGTGGCCACCGCCGGCAGGTGCTGGTACTTGATGGCGATTGCCTTCGTCTGGCGCCCGAGCTTCGTCATCTTCGCTTCCAGCTCCTCGATGGTCACGACCTCATTGCCGAGGCTCAGGATCCAGAGGGGGATGTGCGTCGCCCGCACGAACAAGCCGTCCAGCATCGACGCGCCGGTCTTCGCGGTGAATGGGCTCGTGGCCCGCGTCGTCCCCTCCAGGAGCTGGTCAATGACCCGGTACTCCTTCTCGTAGCTCATGACGCCCGGATACGGCGGGTCGAAGTAGGCGACGTCCGTCTGGATGGTTGGCAGCGCCTCGAGGATGTCCGCCTTCATCACTCTGGCCTCGCCCTGGAAGACGCCGGCGTTGATCTGCTGAGCTAGGTCCCAGAGCCTCGCAGGAGTAGTTAGCCGGAATGCCTCCGTGTAGTGATAGAGGCAGCTCTCGGTGATCGACTCCCACTCGCCCGTGCTGGCTCGATGAGCGGTGCCCGGGCGGACCTGGCTCATGGGGTGCGCCA
Protein-coding sequences here:
- a CDS encoding DNA adenine methylase, with the protein product MRRGRKLKMWSALYPYLGGKRRLCPLIFREIDRVVPRRLWPSLTFLDAFLGGGSVSLGAKAQGFKVIATDIAERSIVVGKAVIENSRVRLSREDVLRLLAPRSGPPGRIESQLVPSVFTANVGHFLDSAFQTAGCTADVAKAALLRLLAIRVALLAHPMSQVRPGTAHRASTGEWESITESCLYHYTEAFRLTTPARLWDLAQQINAGVFQGEARVMKADILEALPTIQTDVAYFDPPYPGVMSYEKEYRVIDQLLEGTTRATSPFTAKTGASMLDGLFVRATHIPLWILSLGNEVVTIEELEAKMTKLGRQTKAIAIKYQHLPAVATEEKKRENREFLVVGWDADAAVVRENSGDGQAAVGILDGGSEDVVSLQGDSDLGSPQRATPHAFPSDGFEECDSAGTEKVASQSGRAIAEPQTSLDQPNTLLGERGFHRDSEGIELPLVEGHRSTLPLDAREVKNERDRERLVVGWDRDAALCQRGLEEGVEIRQDVLHGEVLHELSGFEVDANPEGTLLPPTPFFSIDGLQEGMESATEKGTDDLAAAGEPEPRIDEPDAILVEASVHRDDEGSRPGVFQHGVKIPPQPPGSQGGTRHE